From Drosophila yakuba strain Tai18E2 chromosome 2L, Prin_Dyak_Tai18E2_2.1, whole genome shotgun sequence, one genomic window encodes:
- the LOC6528125 gene encoding uncharacterized protein LOC6528125 isoform X1, protein MSDLPVVKSTMNSLSQSSPYSQIGMGAAGGFLTGFVLLKASKMVAVAAGGTILAIELAWQAGLVRLDVVKTLSQLEQDQHRVQQLPVREMSLERVNLNRVQELGDKARKACATSGRLCVAFLGGFLLGFGWA, encoded by the exons ATGAGTGACTTACCCGTGGTGAAGAGCA CCATGAATAGCCTCAGCCAGAGTTCGCCGTATAGCCAGATTGGGATGGGAGCAGCCGGTGGCTTCCTCACCGGCTTCGTGCTCCTGAAGGCGAGCAAGATGGTGGCCGTGGCCGCGGGCGGGACCATTCTGGCGATCGAGCTGGCCTGGCAGGCGGGCCTCGTCAGGCTGGATGTGGTCAAGACACTCTCACAACTGGAGCAGGATCAGCACCGGGTTCAGCAGTTGCCAGTGAGAGAAATGTCCTTGGAGCGAGTGAATCTCAACCGCGTTCAGGAACTGGGGGATAAGGCCAGGAAGGCGTGTGCAACCAGCGGTCGCCTATGTGTGGCCTTCTTGGGCGGCTTTCTACTCGGCTTTGGGTGGGCTTAA
- the LOC6528125 gene encoding uncharacterized protein LOC6528125 isoform X2 — protein MNSLSQSSPYSQIGMGAAGGFLTGFVLLKASKMVAVAAGGTILAIELAWQAGLVRLDVVKTLSQLEQDQHRVQQLPVREMSLERVNLNRVQELGDKARKACATSGRLCVAFLGGFLLGFGWA, from the coding sequence ATGAATAGCCTCAGCCAGAGTTCGCCGTATAGCCAGATTGGGATGGGAGCAGCCGGTGGCTTCCTCACCGGCTTCGTGCTCCTGAAGGCGAGCAAGATGGTGGCCGTGGCCGCGGGCGGGACCATTCTGGCGATCGAGCTGGCCTGGCAGGCGGGCCTCGTCAGGCTGGATGTGGTCAAGACACTCTCACAACTGGAGCAGGATCAGCACCGGGTTCAGCAGTTGCCAGTGAGAGAAATGTCCTTGGAGCGAGTGAATCTCAACCGCGTTCAGGAACTGGGGGATAAGGCCAGGAAGGCGTGTGCAACCAGCGGTCGCCTATGTGTGGCCTTCTTGGGCGGCTTTCTACTCGGCTTTGGGTGGGCTTAA